The genome window GTGAGAGTTTGTCATTGCCCGTGCTACAGTCTTCTCCTTCCCATGTGAATCAATATGTTGAAAATTGGCTCCAAAACATTCAGCCCAACTCGCCCTATGATGATGACACAGACCATCTTGAGAGCGCACCGAGAGTGGTATTCCAGATAGCTGGCGGATCTGCAGATGGCCCTGATATTAAAAGTGAACTTGAAAAAGATAGTGTAGTGGATGAAGGGCCTTCACTTGAGGATAATGCCGTTGAGTGGCCCGTTGCTCGCCTGCCTGTACAAATAACATGTGAGGGAGAGCCACTCGAGGCACAAAGAGTGAGAGGCTTTTGTAAATCGATGCCAAGCGTGAGGCTGCTTCCTGTCGACCAGGACGAAGTTGTGAGAATGCACAAGTCGTCTGAGAATTTAGCGCCCCCCGATTGTTGTAATGGGGGTGGGACTTTGCAAATCACAGATGTTGGCATAAAACCGGTTTTGAAACAGTTATGTTTGTCAATTCAGTCCATCAGACGGGCTTCGAGTCAGACTCTCTTAGCACCCACATTAAAGGAAAAGTCCAGCAGCCTTCCGGATTTCTCATCTCAGGTGGCCTCTGCTTTTGGATTTCCATCAAGagctttttttgtcatttttgtctTTGATGACTCTGAAAGATGGACAAAAACTGTCCATCCTTGGCAATAGCGAAACCCTCGCCAAGCCAGAGGCCCTGCACGTAATGCAGTCTTTGGAAAAAATATCTAATATTAAAGATGAGGATGAGCTTAAGGCCAGCTTGACAAGTCTTCAAAGTTCAACCTCCTCGCATTTAAAACAAAGCTGGAGAGATTTCCAAGAGAGAAATGTGTTTGGAGAGAGTCCACCACTGTCGCCGAGACAGTCGGAGCAAGAGTTTGCTTTAGATGTGGACTTGGGGGAAGAGGAGTGGGAACGGGATGAAGAGCGTGGTTTTGGGATAGAGCAGTTAATGGACGAACTAAACGTGACTGGGGATCTTCGCCGAGAGATTTCCTCTCTTGTTGAAGGAGAACTGAAAAGTGGAACAAATTTCGATAATGCCAGTGAAATCATGGGTAAGGAAGATGGAAATGATGATGGCTCAGTGAATGGTAGTTTAGAGAAAGCTGCTGATATGGAAGAGGAAAACAACTATGATGAGAATATTGACTTATTGTCCAAAGATGAGATTACTGATGATCCAAAAGAACAAAAAACTGACTTAGAAACTGTTAAGCAGGACTTAGGTAATGAAGATTCTGGTATAGCAGTGCCCTATCAAACACCTGAGGAAAACTGCAGTGATTCAAGTAAAGCTGAGGTTTCAGAAAATGCTCATAACAATCAAATGAACACTGAGGCTATAATAGAAAATGGCCCTGACAGAAGCGATGCAGAACACGACCCTTTGCCAACTTCTCAACATAATCTAACAGATAAAACTGGGGAAGACCTTTCTCAGTTATCTGATGACCAAAACAATGTGTATTGCAGAGAGCAGATTATAACAGCAGATAATGTAAAGGATGGAGACACCAGTGAACATGAAGAAGCCACAtttgagaaaatgagaaaacataTTGAACATTTAGATGTCTCAGACAATACAGATGCCACATCAGAACAAAAAGTAACAGATTTTGTTGAAGATAAACAGTCTGAGTTCTCCGATGACCAAGACAATGTGTCTGAAGGAGAGAACAACACGACAAGAAACATTATAGAAGAAGAACAGGACACCATTCAAAATATCAGGGAATATAATGAACATTCAGATGTTTTAAGAAGCGAAGCCCTATGTTTAGCATCTCATCATGTGGAGTTTGTAGACAAAAAGATAACTGAACAAAATGAGGGCAATGAATCTGATCAGTTCAGTACAGCTAAAATGCAAGACCAAGAGTGTGTCAAAGATGAAACGGATACTTCTGAAAGTGGCGATGAAGAAAATAGTGGCGATGAAGAAAATAGTGGCGATGAAGAAGTTAGTGGTGATGAAGAAATGAGTGGCCATGAAGAAAAAAAGTGGAGATGAAGAAAATAGTGGCGATGAAGAAGTTAGTGGCGATGAAGAAAATAGTGGTAATGAAACAGAGGGGCATGAACGagaaaataagtttgttttaacCGAATGTGAGATTGAGTCTAAAGAGTCTTTAACACATCATTGTGACGCCCAGAGTAACCACAGAGTGGATGAATTTGAATCAGGAAGCCAAGAAGATGATGAGGTGTTGTATGGAGATGTTGAAGATGTGAAGACATATCAGGAGGAAGATTCTTTGCCAGAGATATCCGAACATGAGGATCCTGACCATAATAACGCTAGCCCTGAGCATTGTAGTAATGATGAGAATAGTTTGACTTCTGAATCAAGATTTAAAACTGAATATGATGAAACACAAGAAATCAATAAGAGTCTACACGAGAAGGACAGTGATGAGGCAAGTCAACAGATCTCTGAAGATTGTGAATTGGTAGACGCAGATGCTGGACCAGGTATCTCAGATCCTGAAAATGTAACAGCAAAAACATCAAGGTCAAGCACAGGTGAGGTCCAAATGTTGGAAGAAACCAAAAAGAGTAAGCATAGTCCTCAAAATGATGAATATGCTATTTCACAACTGGAGTCATGCAGTAGtataaagaaaaattcaagtgAACCTAACTTAGAGCAGGATGAAAATGTGGGCGTGGTACATGGTGATCATTATTTGTTACACCCAATCTCACAAGAGCTGTTAGACTTAATCAATTCAGCTTTGTTGTCATCTACCCTTACTGTCACACACGATTCAAATGGTAACCTCCGAATAGAGCCAGGAAAATGTACAATGATGAGTGAGATGTTCAGGGCTCAACATGGTCAGAAACGCCTACCAAGCCCTCATACATCCGATCTGTCTGACTACAGACCTGAGACATCAGACAATGATGGATACCAGTCACAGGCCTCTATGGAGATTTTAAGCGAGagcgaagaagaagaggaaaaAAGGTTACGTATCTTCAGAGAAATCTTAAAACAAACCATGGAGAACCCACGCGGTAGTAAACATGTAAAGGAGAAAACCTCCACGATATCATCTCGAAGTTCAACAATGAAACAAACTCCCAGTTCGAATGGCAATAACAGTCCATCCTCTTTTCAAGACCCTAAAAGTGTTTTACAGGAGCCACCATGCTACAGCAAACCAAGTCCACTCAATGGTAACTTAAATGGAGAGGTTGACTCTGAAGATGGAGTGTTGATAGATAAAGGCAGGTGGCTCTTGAAGGAAAATCATCTCATCCGTAAATCTCCTCCGGTGTCCATGGGAATGTATGGAAACGGGGACACCACTTCACCTGACACAGGTCAGGACAACACGAGTGATGGTGCACCCTACCCCTATTATGACAACCAAAACTCGCCTCTAGCTGTGATATCCTCCTCTGAGCTAGAAGATCTGGCTAGACCTTCTACACCAAAGTGTACATACTTCAATATGCCACACAGCAGTGGCTCTGATCCTCTCTTAGATGCCCAGAGCATGAATGGCAGTAGAAGGAATACAAGAAGAAACAAGGAGCTTAAGGTATCACCCATGGGAGAGTTTTCCAAAATGTCAGCGAAAAAAAATGGAAGTCTCTCGTCATTCGCCTCTGTTGAGTTCAAACTGCCTGATGGCAAAGTTCATCCGCAGGATGGGTCAATATCTGGTGCTGGGAAAACTAACAGGTCTCAAAGTATAGACAGTAGAACGATAGAAGAAGAGTCGAGGGTGGGGTTAAATCTCAGGTGTGGGCAACACTGCCCAATATTGTAGTTATAAAGGGAAAATGTAGCAGCTAAACAATAGGAGATATTGTAAAAAATAGTGGAACCATGTACCTCAGCTGTCAttggggctgtacccttttaaaaagtacacctttgcacctaaatagTTCATATTTGTACCTTAGATACCTATCTGTACCTATATTAGGATCTTTTTagagggtactgccccagtgacggctaaatatatatttgaccTTTTTTATAACAGATTT of Misgurnus anguillicaudatus chromosome 2, ASM2758022v2, whole genome shotgun sequence contains these proteins:
- the LOC129442129 gene encoding LOW QUALITY PROTEIN: uncharacterized protein (The sequence of the model RefSeq protein was modified relative to this genomic sequence to represent the inferred CDS: deleted 2 bases in 2 codons), encoding MSTVLLNDAPQPAVSPSSMQTSRPLPLHSDPITSKRVCFYKSGDPQFTEHRMVINRRTFKTFDALLDALSKKVPLSFGVRTITTPKGTHAVHNLDELQDGASYLCSDHKKVKPFNLDRVHKTQVPWNTTRPISAGRQARRARVRQLVKRSDGTTRTVKMPENSAVVRTPKRLTVYKNNSPSIKRIIVLQRRTAPNFKALLDYLSKVMQFPVLKLYTEDGRKVDGFPTLILCSGIVVAAGNEPFRMGNYNLQGPTKALQSNISEPVGQTQREKLLEKNKPAGPITRSRNFSLSSERYLVEQINKSLNRSLSEHDWEKTESMETEASEPIGSEDNCDCMAGVEQRSHPIMPTEDDIEKSFRVNEDGSMTVEMKVHLTIKQEEMVHWTTTLSRASINSQQRAVVNSKQGSGVNSLDVNSKSNGPHSLECKEMNTLTNKSIQFIEKKREYCNAVSQTSEKLKPIYKRLPTPGHRRQRKKTSVSETEVQESAVGAYSYMERTAHGELTEGYCLVSRSSSSSARTLSKPGKSESREIKQKSSHSFRSSGAAEILQLQNNGTTGITETVLHVYESQGMRDNYDANTNVENKPKYCSKALPRSRGGSTDSGPLSSCNDCDVDLTRQSTSSDSGGGGKNDMLSLSSASSTPLKMRCNDSPILIDNEQRALGENRSESTEKKMLQPHVTVKEDSDDKRINDYKTTKIFIQSKKSTSLESSGLGKRKKASIAGSSKGLEMKNTDTPSHTGSEKNTHSAAKSGRAKSTKTFEGSPKSTNLNLNRRSEKELRMKDKTIKVNTSLKPTSILDNRSPSHPTSKRKTLPKQRSMNGDKSKTSQQNQKLSESLSLPVLQSSPSHVNQYVENWLQNIQPNSPYDDDTDHLESAPRVVFQIAGGSADGPDIKSELEKDSVVDEGPSLEDNAVEWPVARLPVQITCEGEPLEAQRVRGFCKSMPSVRLLPVDQDEVVRMHKSSENLAPPDCCNGGGTLQITDVGIKPVLKQLCLSIQSIRRASSQTLLAPTLKEKSSSLPDFSSQVASAFGFPSRAFLSFLSLMTLKDGQKLSILGNSETLAKPEALHVMQSLEKISNIKDEDELKASLTSLQSSTSSHLKQSWRDFQERNVFGESPPLSPRQSEQEFALDVDLGEEEWERDEERGFGIEQLMDELNVTGDLRREISSLVEGELKSGTNFDNASEIMGKEDGNDDGSVNGSLEKAADMEEENNYDENIDLLSKDEITDDPKEQKTDLETVKQDLGNEDSGIAVPYQTPEENCSDSSKAEVSENAHNNQMNTEAIIENGPDRSDAEHDPLPTSQHNLTDKTGEDLSQLSDDQNNVYCREQIITADNVKDGDTSEHEEATFEKMRKHIEHLDVSDNTDATSEQKVTDFVEDKQSEFSDDQDNVSEGENNTTRNIIEEEQDTIQNIREYNEHSDVLRSEALCLASHHVEFVDKKITEQNEGNESDQFSTAKMQDQECVKDETDTSESGDEENSGDEENSGDEEVSGDEEMSGHEKKSGDEENSGDEEVSGDEENSGNETEGHERENKFVLTECEIESKESLTHHCDAQSNHRVDEFESGSQEDDEVLYGDVEDVKTYQEEDSLPEISEHEDPDHNNASPEHCSNDENSLTSESRFKTEYDETQEINKSLHEKDSDEASQQISEDCELVDADAGPGISDPENVTAKTSRSSTGEVQMLEETKKSKHSPQNDEYAISQLESCSSIKKNSSEPNLEQDENVGVVHGDHYLLHPISQELLDLINSALLSSTLTVTHDSNGNLRIEPGKCTMMSEMFRAQHGQKRLPSPHTSDLSDYRPETSDNDGYQSQASMEILSESEEEEEKRLRIFREILKQTMENPRGSKHVKEKTSTISSRSSTMKQTPSSNGNNSPSSFQDPKSVLQEPPCYSKPSPLNGNLNGEVDSEDGVLIDKGRWLLKENHLIRKSPPVSMGMYGNGDTTSPDTGQDNTSDGAPYPYYDNQNSPLAVISSSELEDLARPSTPKCTYFNMPHSSGSDPLLDAQSMNGSRRNTRRNKELKVSPMGEFSKMSAKKNGSLSSFASVEFKLPDGKVHPQDGSISGAGKTNRSQSIDSRTIEEESRVGLNLRCGQHCPIL